A segment of the Candidatus Izimaplasma bacterium HR1 genome:
GGTATGTATAGGACAGGACGTATGCAATTCTACCGTTTCAAAAATAGAGAATATGTATTCGCTGCAAGAACTTTAGGTGCAAGCGATGGAAGAATTATGTTTAAACATATCTTCCCTAATACTTTAGGATTAATCGTTACTGGTTTAGCATTGTCTATTCCAATCTTCGTATTTACTGAAGCATCATTCTCATTCTTAGGAATTATTAATTATTCAGATGCAACTAGTGTTGGTATGCTTATCGAGCAAGGGCAACAAGTTATGCAAATTCATCCGCATTTATTAATTTATCCTTCAATCTATATCGCAGTTCTTATGATTACATTTAACCTATTTGGTAATGGTCTAAGAGATGCATTTAATCCTCAACTAAGGGGTGTTGAATAATGGCAGAAAAAATATTAGAAGTTAAAGACTTAGCGATCTCATTTAAAACACAATATGGGATTTTACATGCGATTCGCGGAGTATCTTTCGATTTAATCAAAGGTGAAACATTAGCAATCGTTGGTGAATCTGGTTCAGGTAAAAGTGTTACATCAAGATCAATCCTTGGTATCTTAGCCGGAAACAGTATTTATGAAAGTGGAGAAATTCATTATAACGGTCGTGATTTATTACAAGTTCATGAAGAAGAAATGCATGAAATAAGAGGTTCAAAAATCTCAATGATCTTCCAGGATCCAATGAGTTCGTTAAACCCTATTCAAACTGTAGGGCAACAAATCTCTGAAGCATTGAAATTCAAATTAGATATGCCTGAAAGAATGGCTAAAAAAAGAGCCGTTGAATTAATGCAACAAGTTGGTATTCCTGAAGCTGAAAAACGCTACAAGCAATACCCATTCCAATTCTCAGGAGGAATGAGACAAAGAATCGTTATCTCTATCGCTTTAGCTAACAATGCAGAGATCTTAATCTGTGATGAGCCTACAACTGCTTTAGATGTAACAATCCAAGGTCAAATTCTTGAATTAATTAATGATTTAAAAGTTAAAAGAGATTTATCAGTTATATTTATTACACATGATTTAGGTGTAGTAGCAAACGTTGCAGACAGAATTGCTGTAATGTATTCTGGTAAAATAGTGGAATATGGAACAGCAGAAGAAATCTTCTATGATCCAAAACATCCATATACTTGGGCGTTATTATCATCAATGCCTAACTTAGCAACATCAAAACATTTAGATGCAATTTCAGGTACACCACCTAACATGATCTACCCACCTAAGGGAGATGCATTTGCACCTAGAAATAAATATGCTTTAGAAATTGATTTCGAAGAACAACCACCTTATTTCAAAGTATCTGATACTCACTATGCTGCAACTTGGTTATTACATCCAGATGCACCTAAAGTTAAGTTACCTGATGCTGTTAACAGACTTAAAGAAATGAGAGGGAAAATGAGTTATGGAAAATAATCGCGTAGATTATAGTCACAAAGTTCTAGAAGTTGAAAATCTTAAAAAGCATTTCTATCATGGTGTAGGTAGAAACAAATTGGTAATCCCAGCGGTTGATGGTTTAACATTTGACGTTTATAAACGTGAAGTGTTTGGTTTAGTAGGTGAATCAGGATGTGGTAAGACTACAACTGGTAGAACTATTATTAAACTTTATAACCCAACTGAGGGAGTAGTATCATTAAATGGTGAAATGATTGGTGCAGGATATAAAGAACATATAAGAGAAATCAAACGCATCAAAGAAGAAGCTGCTGAAAAAATCTTAAAGTTCGATAACCAAAAATATCAAGCATCATTAATTAACAACAAAGCTAATCAAACGATTGGATTCTTAAAATTAGACATTAGAAATATTAACTTGGGTGAAAAAGGACAATTAAAAATTGCTAATCGTCCAATTGAAGCTAATAAGGAACAGGTCTATCAAGTAAAAAATGATTATGAATTTAATATCGAAACAATCAAATATGATTATAACTTGGAAGCAAGTAAAGTTCATAATTTATCTATTAACAGTGCTCAAGCAGATTATGATAGAGAATTAGCAGGACTAAAAATCGGTAAAAATCGTAAAACTGATGGTTTAAAAGAGTCTGCTGCTTTAAATGAAGATGTAATTGAAGCACGTATTAGTGAATTAAATGCAAACTATGAAAAATTGTTTGCTGATTTATCTAGCAAATATGCTCCCCTAATTGAAAAGGGAGATAAAAATATTATTGCTAAAGAGGATGCAAAAGCTCGTATAGCTGTAATAAAAGAAGCAAGACACAAGAAAGTACTTATTGCAAAAGAAAATTACAAAAAAGCTAAAGCTGCTATTGTGAAACCTGATAAGGTTGCTGTTAGAGCTGCTGTAAACAAAGTGAAAACTGATAACAAGATTAAAATTACTGAGATGAGAAAACAAATCAGTGAATTACAAGCAAAAGCTAAACAAGAAATTTCAGTTTTACCAAGTAACAAAGAAACTGGTATTAATGAAGCTGAAGTAAAAGTTGCAATTGAAGAAATCAAAGCTTGGAGAGATCAAGCTGTTAACGAGAAAAAAGCAATCATTGCTGAGTTACGTCAAATTAACAAATCAAAAGATGCTCTTGAATACTCTCGTAAAATGCAAATGATTTTCCAAGATCCAATCTCTTCTTTAAATCCGCGTATGACAGTACTTGAAATTATTGGTGAAGGTTTAACAATCCAAGGTGGATTTACTAAAGCGCAAATTAAAGCAACTGTTCAAGAAACTTTAGAAATAGTAGGTCTTTCAAAAGAATATGCTGCTCGTTATCCTCATGAATTTAGTGGTGGACAACGTCAAAGAATCGGTGTAGCACGTG
Coding sequences within it:
- the oppD_1 gene encoding Oligopeptide transport ATP-binding protein OppD; this translates as MAEKILEVKDLAISFKTQYGILHAIRGVSFDLIKGETLAIVGESGSGKSVTSRSILGILAGNSIYESGEIHYNGRDLLQVHEEEMHEIRGSKISMIFQDPMSSLNPIQTVGQQISEALKFKLDMPERMAKKRAVELMQQVGIPEAEKRYKQYPFQFSGGMRQRIVISIALANNAEILICDEPTTALDVTIQGQILELINDLKVKRDLSVIFITHDLGVVANVADRIAVMYSGKIVEYGTAEEIFYDPKHPYTWALLSSMPNLATSKHLDAISGTPPNMIYPPKGDAFAPRNKYALEIDFEEQPPYFKVSDTHYAATWLLHPDAPKVKLPDAVNRLKEMRGKMSYGK
- the oppF_1 gene encoding Oligopeptide transport ATP-binding protein OppF, giving the protein MENNRVDYSHKVLEVENLKKHFYHGVGRNKLVIPAVDGLTFDVYKREVFGLVGESGCGKTTTGRTIIKLYNPTEGVVSLNGEMIGAGYKEHIREIKRIKEEAAEKILKFDNQKYQASLINNKANQTIGFLKLDIRNINLGEKGQLKIANRPIEANKEQVYQVKNDYEFNIETIKYDYNLEASKVHNLSINSAQADYDRELAGLKIGKNRKTDGLKESAALNEDVIEARISELNANYEKLFADLSSKYAPLIEKGDKNIIAKEDAKARIAVIKEARHKKVLIAKENYKKAKAAIVKPDKVAVRAAVNKVKTDNKIKITEMRKQISELQAKAKQEISVLPSNKETGINEAEVKVAIEEIKAWRDQAVNEKKAIIAELRQINKSKDALEYSRKMQMIFQDPISSLNPRMTVLEIIGEGLTIQGGFTKAQIKATVQETLEIVGLSKEYAARYPHEFSGGQRQRIGVARALIMNPDFIIADEPISSLDVSIRAQVINLLSDLKEKLGLTILFIAHDLSVVRFFCDRIAVMYNGKIVELAEAEELFNNPMHAYTKSLLSSVPQPDPDYEKNRTRIGYNPRAHDYRMDKPSLREIGPDHFIYANDKEFAEAKKAYDDNSGKKAVKKGDSK